From the Candidatus Delongbacteria bacterium genome, one window contains:
- a CDS encoding HPF/RaiA family ribosome-associated protein has protein sequence MKIQISARDLELNPELHGHIERRIQFGLGRFAPRVRQVKVRLTDENGPKGGEDLSCRLELVLTAGGSLIVSERDSQPRPAADRAVERMARQLARHLERERDTRKDLIEEGGAR, from the coding sequence ATGAAGATTCAGATCAGTGCCCGGGACCTGGAATTGAACCCGGAGTTGCACGGCCACATCGAGCGGCGCATCCAGTTCGGACTGGGACGTTTCGCCCCGCGCGTGCGCCAGGTGAAGGTCCGCCTCACGGACGAGAACGGGCCCAAAGGCGGCGAAGACCTCAGCTGCCGGCTGGAGCTGGTGCTGACGGCGGGCGGCAGCCTGATCGTGTCCGAGCGCGACAGCCAGCCGCGACCGGCCGCGGACCGGGCCGTGGAGCGGATGGCCCGCCAACTGGCCCGCCACCTGGAGCGCGAACGCGACACCCGCAAGGACCTGATCGAGGAAGGAGGAGCCCGATGA
- a CDS encoding zf-TFIIB domain-containing protein: MNCPRCPDTELLERERDGITLDGCPVCRGIWLDRGELERLIQATRKDEEERPRDSGRDHDDRHDHDDRYERHDRHDHHDHDRKYGPDKKRLKARTWLEGLGNLFD; the protein is encoded by the coding sequence ATGAACTGTCCCCGCTGTCCCGACACGGAACTGCTCGAGCGCGAGCGCGACGGCATCACGCTGGACGGCTGTCCCGTCTGCCGCGGCATCTGGCTGGATCGCGGCGAGCTGGAGCGCTTGATCCAGGCGACGCGCAAGGACGAGGAGGAGCGCCCGCGCGACAGTGGCCGCGACCACGATGATCGGCACGATCACGACGACCGCTACGAACGCCACGATCGGCACGACCACCACGACCACGACCGGAAGTACGGGCCCGACAAGAAGCGGCTCAAGGCCCGCACCTGGCTGGAAGGCCTGGGCAATCTGTTCGACTGA
- a CDS encoding zinc metalloprotease HtpX: MSSPSSQPGAPLRGTGGFSNQLRTVLLLGALSAVLVGVGGLLGPGMLWLFGALAIALNIGAYFYSDKLVLRMHKAREISPDELPALHRMTAEIAATAGLPMPRLYLLPGEQPNAFATGRNPEHGVVAVTQGLLRLMNERELRGVIAHELSHIRNRDILVASVAACIAAAVSMLAQAGQLALLFGSGRDDEEGGSPLAGLLMIFLAPVAATLIQLGISRSREYLADASAARFTGDPHGLADALEKLRRGTEAHPSAEAPATASLFIMNPLGGGARRLANLFSTHPAVEERVARLRAMA; encoded by the coding sequence ATGAGCTCCCCTTCCTCACAGCCCGGCGCCCCGCTGCGCGGGACCGGAGGATTCTCCAACCAGCTGCGCACGGTGCTGCTGCTGGGTGCCCTCTCCGCCGTCCTGGTGGGCGTCGGCGGCCTGCTTGGCCCGGGCATGCTCTGGCTGTTCGGCGCCCTGGCCATTGCGTTGAACATCGGCGCCTACTTCTACTCGGACAAGCTGGTGCTGCGGATGCACAAGGCCCGGGAGATCTCCCCGGACGAGCTGCCCGCCCTGCACCGCATGACCGCGGAGATCGCCGCCACGGCCGGGCTGCCCATGCCCCGGCTCTACCTGTTGCCCGGTGAGCAACCCAACGCCTTCGCCACGGGCCGCAACCCGGAGCACGGGGTGGTGGCCGTCACCCAGGGCCTGCTGCGGCTGATGAACGAGCGCGAGCTGCGCGGCGTGATCGCCCACGAGTTGTCCCACATTCGCAACCGCGACATTCTGGTGGCCAGCGTGGCGGCCTGCATCGCCGCGGCCGTCTCCATGCTGGCCCAGGCCGGCCAGCTGGCCCTGCTGTTCGGCAGCGGGCGCGACGACGAGGAGGGCGGCAGCCCGCTGGCCGGGCTGCTGATGATCTTCCTGGCGCCCGTGGCCGCCACGCTGATCCAGCTGGGCATCTCGCGCTCCCGCGAGTACCTGGCCGACGCCTCCGCGGCCCGCTTCACGGGGGATCCCCACGGGCTGGCCGACGCCCTGGAGAAGCTGCGGCGCGGCACCGAGGCCCATCCCTCCGCCGAGGCGCCGGCCACGGCCAGTCTGTTCATCATGAATCCGCTGGGCGGCGGGGCGCGCCGGCTGGCGAATCTGTTTTCCACCCATCCGGCCGTGGAGGAGCGCGTGGCCCGGCTGCGCGCCATGGCCTGA
- a CDS encoding pirin family protein — protein MRLHRPAAERGHADHGWLRTWHSFSFADYHDPAWQGFHNLRVLNEDVVAPGTGFGMHPHRDMEIVTWILAGALRHRDSLGHEAVIRPGEAQRMSAGSGILHSETNPSATEPVHLLQIWLLPSRRGGTPGYEQRPLPAAADGWRLLAAPPAGGGAVTIQSEARIWVVEPAQGALPARPWSGRPTWVHVSAGAVQVNGEILQAGDGLGLAGEDSLLLTGETRKNQLLVFELA, from the coding sequence ATGCGGCTGCATCGTCCCGCCGCCGAGCGCGGCCACGCCGACCACGGCTGGTTGCGCACCTGGCACAGTTTCAGCTTCGCCGACTATCACGATCCGGCCTGGCAGGGCTTCCACAACCTGCGTGTGCTCAACGAGGACGTGGTGGCGCCGGGCACGGGTTTCGGCATGCACCCCCACCGCGACATGGAGATCGTCACCTGGATCCTGGCCGGCGCCCTGCGCCACCGGGATTCCCTGGGCCACGAGGCCGTGATCCGGCCCGGGGAGGCCCAGCGCATGAGCGCGGGCTCGGGCATCCTGCACAGCGAGACCAATCCCTCGGCGACGGAGCCCGTCCACCTGTTGCAGATCTGGCTGCTGCCCAGCCGGCGTGGCGGGACGCCCGGCTACGAACAGCGCCCTCTGCCCGCCGCCGCGGACGGCTGGCGCCTCCTGGCCGCCCCGCCGGCGGGCGGCGGCGCCGTGACCATCCAGTCCGAAGCGCGGATCTGGGTGGTGGAACCAGCGCAGGGCGCGCTGCCCGCGCGGCCCTGGAGCGGACGCCCGACCTGGGTGCACGTCTCCGCGGGCGCCGTGCAGGTGAACGGCGAGATCCTGCAGGCCGGGGACGGTCTCGGTCTGGCCGGAGAGGACTCGCTGCTGCTCACGGGTGAAACGCGTAAGAACCAGCTGCTGGTCTTCGAACTGGCCTGA
- a CDS encoding FIST N-terminal domain-containing protein: protein MRYHSATTVNPDPYRAGMQIGDDLRELRPEVILIFASITYDPDFSEFFTGLQDALEGQTPLIVGGTGDGIYGTGLAADYGVSALGLQSDGAVEWSAACCTGVGADSLATSRAAARAAARELDGDPDFCFVLADGARADGTAVVEGLFGALGIPVFGGLSGDDRQFTRSRIFHQGRECEDAVVVLLGRGPLPFLLNAGSGWTPRGESGVVEEAEARTLRRISGQSTAEFMTRQVGKTVGQSDIGVMPLAFFSAEQAGHFFLRSASHLNEEEGSTIMFGSLPPGARVQVCAATREEVLAGVRETVEGLLPLPPGFEVGAAVLISCAGRKWFLEDKGALELEVFQAALGRSVPLVGIPSFGEIGPFREGGAYTPPCFHNVTFVVCLLGR, encoded by the coding sequence ATGCGCTACCATTCCGCCACCACCGTCAATCCGGATCCCTATCGGGCCGGCATGCAGATCGGCGACGACCTGCGCGAGCTGCGGCCCGAGGTGATCCTGATCTTCGCCTCCATCACCTACGATCCCGATTTCTCCGAATTCTTCACCGGACTGCAGGACGCCCTGGAGGGGCAGACGCCACTGATTGTCGGCGGCACCGGGGACGGCATCTACGGCACCGGCCTGGCGGCGGATTACGGCGTCAGCGCCCTAGGCCTGCAGTCGGACGGCGCGGTGGAGTGGTCCGCCGCCTGTTGCACGGGCGTGGGCGCCGATTCCCTGGCCACCAGCCGGGCGGCCGCCCGGGCCGCCGCCCGGGAACTGGACGGCGACCCCGATTTCTGCTTCGTGCTGGCGGATGGCGCGCGCGCCGACGGCACGGCCGTGGTGGAGGGCCTGTTCGGCGCCCTGGGCATCCCGGTCTTCGGCGGCCTGAGCGGCGACGATCGGCAGTTCACGCGCAGCCGCATCTTTCACCAGGGCCGCGAGTGCGAGGATGCCGTGGTCGTGCTGCTGGGGCGCGGCCCCCTGCCCTTCCTGCTCAATGCGGGCAGCGGCTGGACGCCGCGCGGGGAGTCCGGCGTGGTGGAGGAGGCGGAGGCCCGCACCCTGCGGCGCATCTCCGGCCAGAGCACGGCGGAGTTCATGACCCGCCAGGTGGGCAAGACGGTGGGCCAATCGGACATCGGCGTGATGCCGCTGGCCTTCTTCTCCGCCGAGCAGGCCGGGCACTTCTTTCTGCGCTCCGCCTCCCACCTGAACGAGGAGGAGGGCTCCACGATCATGTTCGGCAGCCTGCCGCCCGGGGCCCGCGTGCAGGTCTGCGCCGCCACGCGCGAGGAGGTGCTGGCCGGCGTGCGCGAGACGGTGGAGGGCCTGCTGCCCCTGCCGCCGGGTTTCGAGGTCGGGGCCGCCGTGTTGATCAGCTGCGCCGGGCGCAAATGGTTCCTGGAGGACAAGGGCGCCCTTGAGCTGGAGGTGTTCCAAGCCGCCCTGGGCCGCAGCGTGCCGCTGGTGGGCATCCCGTCCTTCGGCGAGATCGGCCCCTTCCGCGAGGGAGGCGCCTACACCCCGCCCTGCTTCCACAACGTCACCTTCGTGGTTTGTCTGTTGGGGCGCTGA
- a CDS encoding ATP-binding protein, whose translation MDAPLFSLVEPVPPGFTPCYTFSQRDFRARPFALFAASLSQGEAFLGDLLPKLCGILVTAGEGEPLWEHGHPLLYHLRVPAGLLPQLAQTVRPTLHLLGQLRDRADAQTLLQLELNRALESRNRMAAEFDGIRSGLVREIDERRRALRRLEESEQRLQSIYDASPDGILVADVESLRFVTANARMCQMLDRSPEEVAALAVPDIHPPDVLTHMLHTFTRQAEGVDMTATDVPLLRRDGTQLFTDVNAQPVTLGDKVHLVGLFRDATERRRLEQEHNQLQERLLQSQKMESIGRLAGGVAHDFNNMLGVIVGYTDLLLRSVPAGAPHHLELQEIHNAAQRSADLTRQLLAFARKQPILPRVLDLAETVGGLLGILQRLIGEHIQLEWRADSQLWPVRMDSSQVDQILTNLCVNARDAIAGGGRIELDAVNLSLTAAQCAGWADAQPGEFVRLCVRDTGQGMPAEVLEHVFEPFFTTKGLGQGTGLGLATVYGIVRQNHGFVRVESAPGQGTCVAVYLPRHVGEADRTTAAPAAPPEPRREEIVLLVEDEPRLLALCQRLLSGMGYHVLAADCPATALQLAADLNGRLGLLVTDVIMPGMNGRDLAAQLRERHPGLRCLFMSGYTADILDGPDGPPPGHFLQKPFSLKDLAGAVRQVLTEAIPA comes from the coding sequence ATGGACGCCCCGCTGTTCAGCCTCGTGGAGCCGGTGCCGCCGGGATTCACGCCCTGTTACACCTTCAGCCAGCGCGATTTCCGCGCCCGGCCCTTCGCCCTGTTTGCGGCCAGCCTGTCCCAGGGCGAAGCCTTTCTGGGCGACCTGCTCCCCAAACTCTGCGGCATTCTGGTCACGGCGGGCGAGGGGGAGCCGCTCTGGGAGCACGGCCATCCGCTCCTCTACCACCTGCGAGTGCCCGCCGGGCTGCTGCCGCAGCTCGCCCAGACGGTCCGGCCAACCCTGCATCTGCTGGGTCAACTGCGCGACCGCGCGGACGCCCAGACTCTGCTCCAGCTGGAACTGAACCGGGCCCTGGAAAGCCGCAACCGGATGGCCGCCGAGTTCGACGGCATCCGCAGCGGACTGGTGCGGGAGATCGACGAGCGTCGCCGGGCCCTGCGGCGGCTGGAGGAATCCGAGCAGCGCCTGCAGTCCATCTACGACGCTTCGCCGGACGGGATCCTGGTGGCCGACGTGGAGAGCCTGCGCTTCGTGACGGCCAATGCGCGCATGTGCCAGATGCTGGACCGCAGCCCGGAGGAGGTCGCCGCATTGGCCGTGCCGGACATCCATCCCCCCGACGTGCTCACGCACATGCTCCACACCTTCACCCGGCAAGCCGAGGGAGTGGACATGACGGCCACGGACGTGCCCCTGCTGCGCAGGGACGGCACGCAGCTGTTCACCGACGTGAACGCGCAGCCCGTGACGCTGGGTGACAAGGTCCACCTGGTCGGGCTGTTCCGTGACGCCACGGAGCGGCGGCGGCTGGAGCAGGAGCACAACCAGTTGCAGGAACGCCTCCTGCAGTCGCAAAAGATGGAATCCATCGGCCGGCTGGCGGGCGGTGTGGCCCACGACTTCAACAACATGCTGGGCGTCATCGTGGGCTACACGGACCTGCTCCTGCGCAGCGTGCCGGCCGGCGCGCCCCACCACCTGGAGCTGCAAGAGATCCACAACGCCGCCCAGCGCTCGGCGGACCTGACCCGGCAGCTGCTGGCCTTCGCCCGCAAGCAGCCCATCCTGCCCCGCGTGCTGGATCTGGCCGAGACCGTGGGCGGACTGCTGGGCATCCTGCAGCGCCTGATCGGCGAGCACATCCAGCTGGAGTGGCGGGCGGACAGCCAGCTCTGGCCCGTGCGGATGGATTCCAGCCAGGTGGACCAGATCCTGACCAACCTCTGCGTGAACGCGCGCGACGCCATCGCCGGCGGCGGCCGCATCGAGCTGGACGCGGTCAACCTGAGCCTGACGGCCGCCCAGTGCGCGGGCTGGGCCGACGCGCAACCCGGCGAGTTTGTCCGGCTCTGCGTGCGGGACACGGGCCAGGGCATGCCGGCCGAGGTGCTGGAGCACGTCTTCGAGCCCTTCTTCACCACCAAAGGGCTGGGCCAGGGCACGGGGCTGGGGCTGGCCACGGTCTACGGCATCGTGCGCCAGAACCATGGTTTCGTCCGCGTGGAGAGCGCCCCGGGCCAGGGCACTTGCGTGGCCGTCTACCTGCCGCGGCACGTGGGCGAGGCCGACCGGACGACGGCGGCGCCGGCGGCCCCGCCCGAACCCCGCCGTGAGGAAATCGTGCTGCTGGTGGAAGACGAACCGCGCCTGCTGGCGCTCTGCCAGCGGCTGCTCAGCGGCATGGGCTACCACGTGCTGGCCGCCGATTGTCCGGCCACGGCCCTGCAACTGGCCGCGGATTTGAACGGGCGGCTGGGTCTGCTGGTCACTGACGTGATCATGCCGGGCATGAACGGGCGCGATCTGGCCGCGCAGCTGCGCGAGCGGCACCCCGGCTTGCGCTGCCTGTTCATGTCGGGCTACACGGCGGACATCCTCGACGGCCCGGACGGTCCCCCGCCCGGCCACTTCCTTCAGAAACCCTTCAGCCTGAAGGATCTGGCCGGCGCCGTGCGCCAAGTCCTCACCGAAGCGATCCCGGCCTGA
- a CDS encoding PLP-dependent aspartate aminotransferase family protein — protein MKTKAGGFNTTLVHGGKVDDQYGSAITPIYQTSTFSFQSAQQGADLFARKEEGYIYTRIGNPTIAALEHCVAELEGGCGAVATSSGMGAVALTCLALLNQGEHVLSTASVYGPSRILMEKHLVRFGVESSFVDCSDLAAVRRALRPTTRLIYVETPSNPMMQVTDLVAMAELAHAHGARLAVDSTFASPYLQQPLRLGADVVLHSVTKFINGHADVVGGIVSAGTPELERRLRDMMTLLGCNMDPHQAYLVHRGLKTLALRMSRAQLGAARIAAWLEARPEIAWVRYIGLPSHPQHELAKRQMSGFGAMISFEMKGGLEAGRRLMDHVELMLLAVSLGGVETLIEHPASMTHAGVSREERAAAGITEGLVRLSVGIEEPEDLLADLEQALQHV, from the coding sequence ATGAAAACGAAGGCCGGCGGGTTCAACACCACCCTGGTTCATGGCGGCAAGGTCGACGACCAGTATGGCAGCGCCATCACGCCCATCTACCAGACCTCGACCTTTTCCTTCCAGAGCGCCCAGCAGGGCGCCGACCTCTTCGCCCGGAAGGAAGAAGGCTACATCTACACGCGCATCGGCAATCCCACCATCGCGGCGCTGGAACACTGCGTGGCGGAACTCGAGGGTGGCTGCGGGGCCGTGGCCACCAGCTCGGGCATGGGGGCTGTGGCCCTGACCTGCCTGGCGCTGCTGAACCAGGGCGAACACGTGCTCAGCACGGCCTCCGTCTACGGACCCTCGCGCATCCTCATGGAAAAGCACCTCGTGCGCTTCGGCGTGGAATCCAGCTTCGTGGACTGCTCCGATCTGGCGGCCGTCCGCCGGGCCCTGCGGCCCACCACGCGCCTGATCTACGTGGAGACGCCCTCCAACCCCATGATGCAGGTCACGGATCTGGTCGCCATGGCCGAGCTGGCGCACGCCCACGGCGCGCGGCTGGCCGTGGACAGCACCTTCGCCTCGCCCTATCTGCAGCAGCCGCTGCGGCTGGGCGCCGACGTAGTGCTGCACTCCGTCACCAAATTCATCAACGGCCACGCCGACGTGGTGGGCGGCATCGTCAGCGCCGGCACGCCGGAACTGGAGCGGCGCCTGCGCGACATGATGACCCTGCTCGGCTGCAACATGGATCCGCACCAGGCCTACCTCGTGCACCGCGGGCTCAAGACCCTCGCCCTGCGGATGTCCCGCGCCCAGCTCGGGGCGGCGCGCATCGCGGCCTGGCTGGAGGCGCGGCCGGAGATCGCCTGGGTGCGCTACATCGGCCTGCCCTCGCACCCCCAGCACGAGCTGGCCAAGCGCCAAATGAGCGGCTTCGGTGCCATGATCAGTTTCGAGATGAAAGGCGGACTGGAAGCCGGCCGCCGCTTGATGGACCACGTGGAGCTGATGCTGCTTGCCGTCTCCCTGGGCGGCGTGGAGACGCTGATCGAGCACCCGGCTTCCATGACCCACGCCGGCGTGTCACGCGAAGAGCGTGCGGCGGCCGGGATCACCG